The following coding sequences lie in one Cloeon dipterum chromosome 1, ieCloDipt1.1, whole genome shotgun sequence genomic window:
- the LOC135948010 gene encoding uncharacterized protein LOC135948010, whose protein sequence is MPSKEQLLLSSSFPFVDTAVSSSDPVAAENHPAMRAEAAFLSQDMEQLVCEIKENLRLTGFKHHRGSSHSSRRLSRASPYPTSFSTSCPCKEKCLCRRKRTAHGSAASSEDPYERLQELLRDGSLIKEAVRRLKIGLSPKQRYFYEDSDESTTEFPAAKYASCDS, encoded by the coding sequence ATGCCGAGCAAGGAGCagttgttgttgtcgtcgaGCTTCCCTTTCGTGGACACGGCGGTGAGCAGCAGCGACCCGGTGGCGGCCGAGAATCACCCTGCGATGCGCGCCGAGGCGGCCTTCCTCTCGCAGGACATGGAGCAGTTGGTGTGCGAGATCAAGGAGAATCTCAGGTTAACGGGCTTCAAACACCACCGCGGCAGCAGTCACTCGTCCCGCCGGCTCAGCAGAGCCTCACCCTACCCCACGTCCTTCTCCACGAGCTGCCCGTGCAAGGAAAAGTGCTTGTGCCGAAGGAAACGGACTGCCCACGGCTCGGCGGCCTCGTCCGAGGACCCGTACGAGAGACTGCAGGAGCTGCTCCGGGACGGCAGCCTGATCAAGGAGGCTGTGAGAAGGCTCAAGATCGGCTTGTCGCCCAAGCAGAGGTATTTCTACGAGGACTCTGACGAGTCCACCACCGAGTTCCCCGCGGCCAAGTACGCATCCTGTGATAGTTAG
- the LOC135934820 gene encoding dolichyl-diphosphooligosaccharide--protein glycosyltransferase subunit 4: MISDVQLAIFANVLGVTIFLLVILYHYINANHALHR, translated from the coding sequence ATGATTTCTGACGTGCAGCTGGCGATCTTTGCCAACGTCCTGGGAGTGACAATTTTCCTTCTCGTCATCCTGTATCATTACATCAATGCCAACCATGCATTGCACCGCTGA
- the LOC135934817 gene encoding CCHC-type zinc finger nucleic acid binding protein-like: protein MSASVCYRCNNVGHFARECTKDGGGDRRMDNRESRGGGKCYKCNRFGHFARECTEDQDRCYRCNGVGHIARDCSQSGGASGGSGGGGGSSGGYREQSCFNCNQTGHLARDCKEQSNRACYQCGKTGHFSRECKERGVAA, encoded by the exons ATGAGCGCGTCCGTGTGCTACAGATGCAACAATGTGGGCCACTTCGCCCGTGAATGCACCAAGGATGGCGGCGGCGACCGTCGCATGGACAACCGCGAGAGTCGCGGCGGCGGAAAATGCTACAAGTGCAACCGCTTCGGACACTTCGCCCGCGAGTGCACCGAGGACCAGGACCGTTGCTACCGCTGCAACGGAGTCGGACACATCGCCAGGGACTGCAGTCAGAGCGGCGGCGCCAGCGGcggaagcggcggcggcggcggctccagCGGTGGATACCGCGAGCAGTCGTGCTTCAACTGCAACCAAACCGGACACCTGGCCCGGGACTGCAAAGAGCAGAGCAACAGGGCTTGCTACCAGTGCGGCAAGACTGGCCACTTCAGTCGCGAGTGCAAGGAACGAG gtGTTGCTGCTTGA
- the Brd7-9 gene encoding bromodomain-containing protein 7 isoform X3 codes for MKKHKKHKSERRERPEVGGGCSTPEHSDSPGPSGTFSALDPDESSTSLLGVSPLDVTGESTKHKKAKKKKKKKEKDRDRHEKKHKHHHKEKKKRPREESSQDDVSLGDDSTAEIPAKKPTLIAPIPINLNEVDPNSEEMDHSGREPRSCVLRQRQEHSPLYKLLDYLLKNLEKKDSQSFFAWPVTDNIAPGYSSIISQPMDFSTMRQKNEDGAYTNLPQFTDDFKLMCSNAMTYNQQETVYYRAAKRLLHGGLKILTKDKLKLLAPSLPCLFDCTPAELGFELHTPEELQKINEANAAIKIEGAAEVVSVENGESNTSIAPASTESALPGEEPKKDSKRKSKPHRPLSKFEAIPDDMSPEEILAQAQKAAHNAAQKLALTKPYSKMGFLRTNKDGTTSLAILCGNNGVLPGTNEQPMTLGSLAGKIPHGTGQLAGFREDKRNFSKLVKPLYYGAFGSYAPSYDSTFANLTKEESDLVYQTYGDETGVQYAESILDFARDSDYALHMVDELLDILTGGEHSKTIAQLPARQKPAPVTVPPEPFKFDLETSKTPKIDVDVNALKGLSELGIDMSFLDNLEIPTEGSKPVILTADGVQASLDQTSQLIGQLQKVQNARLSQPVPAHLALLQGPSESEVQLAEKITDNLTDLAKQVSPEMIAPVSSVRKAMGVTLESFPADKRDKGKPDKAKDKAEASEIEVSPDFDQELREFLESTNSPLPDEDATIEDILSET; via the exons ATGAAGAAGCACAAGAAGCATAAGAGCGAGAGACGTGAGCGGCCAGAAG taggCGGCGGATGTTCAACACCTGAACACAGTGACTCGCCGGGTCCATCGGGAACCTTTAGCGCCCTGGATCCTGACGAGTCATCCACTTCGCTCTTGGGAGTTTCGCCGCTAGACGTTACAGGCGAGAGCACCAagcataaaaaagcaaaaaagaagaaaaagaagaaggaaAAAGACAGGGATAGGCATGAGAAAAAACATAAACACCATCACAAG GAAAAAAAGAAGCGACCTCGTGAAGAATCTAGTCAAGACGACGTTAGTCTTGGAGATGATTCCACTGCTGAAATACCAGCAAAGAAACCAACATTAATAGCGCCCAtcccaattaatttaaatgaagtcGATCCCAATTCAGAAGAAATGGACCATTCAGGTAGAGAACCTCGGTCTTGCGTTCTACGTCAACGCCAGGAACACTCACCTTTGTACAAGCTGTTAGACTACCTCCTCaaa AACTTGGAGAAAAAGGATAGCCAAAGTTTTTTTGCTTGGCCAGTGACTGACAACATTGCGCCAGGCTACAGCTCCATTATCAGTCAACCGATGGACTTCAGTACAATGAGGCAGAAAAATGAGGATGGAGCCTACACAAATTTGCCACAGTTCACT GATGATTTTAAACTGATGTGCTCGAACGCCATGACCTACAACCAGCAGGAGACTGTTTACTACAGGGCCGCTAAACGTCTTCTGCATGGcggattgaaaattttgaccaagGACAAATTGAAGCTCCTTGCACCGTCCCTCCCTTGCCTCTTTGACTGCACTCCTGCTGAATTGGGCTTTGAGCTGCACACTCCAGAAGAG ctgcagaaaataaatgaagcgAATGCTGCTATAAAGATTGAAGGCGCTGCTGAGGTTGTCTCCGTGGAAAATGGGGAAAGCAACACTTCGATTGCCCCAGCTTCAACCGAGTCAGCACTGCCTGGCGAAGAACCCAAGAAAGACTCTAAGCGAAAGTCAAAACCACACAGACCTCT gtccaaatttgaagctatCCCAGATGATATGAGTCCAGAAGAAATCCTCGCTCAAGCTCAAAAGGCAGCTCACAACGCGGCGCAGAAACTGGCCCTAACAAAACCTTACAGCAAG ATGGGCTTTTTGAGGACGAACAAAGACGGCACAACGTCGCTCGCCATCCTGTGTGGCAACAATGGCGTGCTACCAGGAACAAACGAGCAGCCCATGACCCTAGGTTCGCTTGCTGGTAAAATTCCGCATGGTACTGGTCAGCTGGCTGGTTTCAGAGAGGACAAGAGGAATTTCTCCAAGCTAG TGAAACCTTTGTATTATGGTGCATTTGGCTCGTATGCCCCTTCTTACGACTCAACCTTTGCCAACCTGACCAAAGAAGAGTCCGACTTGGTGTATCAAACCTATGGTGATGAAACTGGTGTTCAATATGCGGAAAG CATTCTGGACTTCGCCAGAGATAGTGATTATGCGCTGCACATGGTCGACGAGCTGCTAGATATCTTGACTGGCGGAGAGCATTCTAAAACCATCGCACAACTTCCTGCTCGACAGAAGCCTGCTCCAGTAACAGTGCCACCAGAACCTTT TAAATTTGACTTGGAAACATCAAAAACACCTAAAATAGACGTGGACGTGAACGCTTTGAAAGGCCTCTCAGAACTGGGAATCGATATGAGTTTCCTTGACAACCTAG AAATTCCAACTGAGGGATCAAAACCTGTCATCCTGACAGCCGATGGTGTCCAAGCTTCACTGGACCAAACCTCGCAGCTAATTGGACAACTCCAGAAAGTCCAGAACGCTAGATTGTCCCAGCCGGTGCCAGCCCATTTGGCTTTACTTCAAGGCCCGTCAGAGAGCGAGGTTCAGTTAG CTGAGAAAATCACTGACAACCTGACTGACTTGGCCAAGCAAGTCTCGCCCGAAATGATCGCCCCTGTGTCGTCAGTACGGAAAGCCATGGGCGTAACCCTAGAATCATTCCCGGCAGATAAGAGGGACAAAGGGAAGCCCGACAAGGCGAAAGACAAAGCAGAAGCTTCAGAGATCGAAGTGTCGCCTGACTTTGATCAGGAGTTACGTGAATTTCTGGAGAGCACAAATTCCCCTCTGCCTGACGAGGATGCAACAATTGAGGACATACTGTCTGAAACTTGA
- the Brd7-9 gene encoding bromodomain-containing protein 7 isoform X4 has protein sequence MKKHKKHKSERRERPEGGGCSTPEHSDSPGPSGTFSALDPDESSTSLLGVSPLDVTGESTKHKKAKKKKKKKEKDRDRHEKKHKHHHKEKKKRPREESSQDDVSLGDDSTAEIPAKKPTLIAPIPINLNEVDPNSEEMDHSGREPRSCVLRQRQEHSPLYKLLDYLLKNLEKKDSQSFFAWPVTDNIAPGYSSIISQPMDFSTMRQKNEDGAYTNLPQFTDDFKLMCSNAMTYNQQETVYYRAAKRLLHGGLKILTKDKLKLLAPSLPCLFDCTPAELGFELHTPEELQKINEANAAIKIEGAAEVVSVENGESNTSIAPASTESALPGEEPKKDSKRKSKPHRPLSKFEAIPDDMSPEEILAQAQKAAHNAAQKLALTKPYSKMGFLRTNKDGTTSLAILCGNNGVLPGTNEQPMTLGSLAGKIPHGTGQLAGFREDKRNFSKLVKPLYYGAFGSYAPSYDSTFANLTKEESDLVYQTYGDETGVQYAESILDFARDSDYALHMVDELLDILTGGEHSKTIAQLPARQKPAPVTVPPEPFKFDLETSKTPKIDVDVNALKGLSELGIDMSFLDNLEIPTEGSKPVILTADGVQASLDQTSQLIGQLQKVQNARLSQPVPAHLALLQGPSESEVQLAEKITDNLTDLAKQVSPEMIAPVSSVRKAMGVTLESFPADKRDKGKPDKAKDKAEASEIEVSPDFDQELREFLESTNSPLPDEDATIEDILSET, from the exons ATGAAGAAGCACAAGAAGCATAAGAGCGAGAGACGTGAGCGGCCAGAAG gCGGCGGATGTTCAACACCTGAACACAGTGACTCGCCGGGTCCATCGGGAACCTTTAGCGCCCTGGATCCTGACGAGTCATCCACTTCGCTCTTGGGAGTTTCGCCGCTAGACGTTACAGGCGAGAGCACCAagcataaaaaagcaaaaaagaagaaaaagaagaaggaaAAAGACAGGGATAGGCATGAGAAAAAACATAAACACCATCACAAG GAAAAAAAGAAGCGACCTCGTGAAGAATCTAGTCAAGACGACGTTAGTCTTGGAGATGATTCCACTGCTGAAATACCAGCAAAGAAACCAACATTAATAGCGCCCAtcccaattaatttaaatgaagtcGATCCCAATTCAGAAGAAATGGACCATTCAGGTAGAGAACCTCGGTCTTGCGTTCTACGTCAACGCCAGGAACACTCACCTTTGTACAAGCTGTTAGACTACCTCCTCaaa AACTTGGAGAAAAAGGATAGCCAAAGTTTTTTTGCTTGGCCAGTGACTGACAACATTGCGCCAGGCTACAGCTCCATTATCAGTCAACCGATGGACTTCAGTACAATGAGGCAGAAAAATGAGGATGGAGCCTACACAAATTTGCCACAGTTCACT GATGATTTTAAACTGATGTGCTCGAACGCCATGACCTACAACCAGCAGGAGACTGTTTACTACAGGGCCGCTAAACGTCTTCTGCATGGcggattgaaaattttgaccaagGACAAATTGAAGCTCCTTGCACCGTCCCTCCCTTGCCTCTTTGACTGCACTCCTGCTGAATTGGGCTTTGAGCTGCACACTCCAGAAGAG ctgcagaaaataaatgaagcgAATGCTGCTATAAAGATTGAAGGCGCTGCTGAGGTTGTCTCCGTGGAAAATGGGGAAAGCAACACTTCGATTGCCCCAGCTTCAACCGAGTCAGCACTGCCTGGCGAAGAACCCAAGAAAGACTCTAAGCGAAAGTCAAAACCACACAGACCTCT gtccaaatttgaagctatCCCAGATGATATGAGTCCAGAAGAAATCCTCGCTCAAGCTCAAAAGGCAGCTCACAACGCGGCGCAGAAACTGGCCCTAACAAAACCTTACAGCAAG ATGGGCTTTTTGAGGACGAACAAAGACGGCACAACGTCGCTCGCCATCCTGTGTGGCAACAATGGCGTGCTACCAGGAACAAACGAGCAGCCCATGACCCTAGGTTCGCTTGCTGGTAAAATTCCGCATGGTACTGGTCAGCTGGCTGGTTTCAGAGAGGACAAGAGGAATTTCTCCAAGCTAG TGAAACCTTTGTATTATGGTGCATTTGGCTCGTATGCCCCTTCTTACGACTCAACCTTTGCCAACCTGACCAAAGAAGAGTCCGACTTGGTGTATCAAACCTATGGTGATGAAACTGGTGTTCAATATGCGGAAAG CATTCTGGACTTCGCCAGAGATAGTGATTATGCGCTGCACATGGTCGACGAGCTGCTAGATATCTTGACTGGCGGAGAGCATTCTAAAACCATCGCACAACTTCCTGCTCGACAGAAGCCTGCTCCAGTAACAGTGCCACCAGAACCTTT TAAATTTGACTTGGAAACATCAAAAACACCTAAAATAGACGTGGACGTGAACGCTTTGAAAGGCCTCTCAGAACTGGGAATCGATATGAGTTTCCTTGACAACCTAG AAATTCCAACTGAGGGATCAAAACCTGTCATCCTGACAGCCGATGGTGTCCAAGCTTCACTGGACCAAACCTCGCAGCTAATTGGACAACTCCAGAAAGTCCAGAACGCTAGATTGTCCCAGCCGGTGCCAGCCCATTTGGCTTTACTTCAAGGCCCGTCAGAGAGCGAGGTTCAGTTAG CTGAGAAAATCACTGACAACCTGACTGACTTGGCCAAGCAAGTCTCGCCCGAAATGATCGCCCCTGTGTCGTCAGTACGGAAAGCCATGGGCGTAACCCTAGAATCATTCCCGGCAGATAAGAGGGACAAAGGGAAGCCCGACAAGGCGAAAGACAAAGCAGAAGCTTCAGAGATCGAAGTGTCGCCTGACTTTGATCAGGAGTTACGTGAATTTCTGGAGAGCACAAATTCCCCTCTGCCTGACGAGGATGCAACAATTGAGGACATACTGTCTGAAACTTGA
- the Brd7-9 gene encoding bromodomain-containing protein 7 isoform X2, translating to MKKHKKHKSERRERPEDDKPPALKLILKVGGGCSTPEHSDSPGPSGTFSALDPDESSTSLLGVSPLDVTGESTKHKKAKKKKKKKEKDRDRHEKKHKHHHKKRPREESSQDDVSLGDDSTAEIPAKKPTLIAPIPINLNEVDPNSEEMDHSGREPRSCVLRQRQEHSPLYKLLDYLLKNLEKKDSQSFFAWPVTDNIAPGYSSIISQPMDFSTMRQKNEDGAYTNLPQFTDDFKLMCSNAMTYNQQETVYYRAAKRLLHGGLKILTKDKLKLLAPSLPCLFDCTPAELGFELHTPEELQKINEANAAIKIEGAAEVVSVENGESNTSIAPASTESALPGEEPKKDSKRKSKPHRPLSKFEAIPDDMSPEEILAQAQKAAHNAAQKLALTKPYSKMGFLRTNKDGTTSLAILCGNNGVLPGTNEQPMTLGSLAGKIPHGTGQLAGFREDKRNFSKLVKPLYYGAFGSYAPSYDSTFANLTKEESDLVYQTYGDETGVQYAESILDFARDSDYALHMVDELLDILTGGEHSKTIAQLPARQKPAPVTVPPEPFKFDLETSKTPKIDVDVNALKGLSELGIDMSFLDNLEIPTEGSKPVILTADGVQASLDQTSQLIGQLQKVQNARLSQPVPAHLALLQGPSESEVQLAEKITDNLTDLAKQVSPEMIAPVSSVRKAMGVTLESFPADKRDKGKPDKAKDKAEASEIEVSPDFDQELREFLESTNSPLPDEDATIEDILSET from the exons ATGAAGAAGCACAAGAAGCATAAGAGCGAGAGACGTGAGCGGCCAGAAG ATGACAAACCTCctgctttgaaattaattttaaaagtaggCGGCGGATGTTCAACACCTGAACACAGTGACTCGCCGGGTCCATCGGGAACCTTTAGCGCCCTGGATCCTGACGAGTCATCCACTTCGCTCTTGGGAGTTTCGCCGCTAGACGTTACAGGCGAGAGCACCAagcataaaaaagcaaaaaagaagaaaaagaagaaggaaAAAGACAGGGATAGGCATGAGAAAAAACATAAACACCATCACAAG AAGCGACCTCGTGAAGAATCTAGTCAAGACGACGTTAGTCTTGGAGATGATTCCACTGCTGAAATACCAGCAAAGAAACCAACATTAATAGCGCCCAtcccaattaatttaaatgaagtcGATCCCAATTCAGAAGAAATGGACCATTCAGGTAGAGAACCTCGGTCTTGCGTTCTACGTCAACGCCAGGAACACTCACCTTTGTACAAGCTGTTAGACTACCTCCTCaaa AACTTGGAGAAAAAGGATAGCCAAAGTTTTTTTGCTTGGCCAGTGACTGACAACATTGCGCCAGGCTACAGCTCCATTATCAGTCAACCGATGGACTTCAGTACAATGAGGCAGAAAAATGAGGATGGAGCCTACACAAATTTGCCACAGTTCACT GATGATTTTAAACTGATGTGCTCGAACGCCATGACCTACAACCAGCAGGAGACTGTTTACTACAGGGCCGCTAAACGTCTTCTGCATGGcggattgaaaattttgaccaagGACAAATTGAAGCTCCTTGCACCGTCCCTCCCTTGCCTCTTTGACTGCACTCCTGCTGAATTGGGCTTTGAGCTGCACACTCCAGAAGAG ctgcagaaaataaatgaagcgAATGCTGCTATAAAGATTGAAGGCGCTGCTGAGGTTGTCTCCGTGGAAAATGGGGAAAGCAACACTTCGATTGCCCCAGCTTCAACCGAGTCAGCACTGCCTGGCGAAGAACCCAAGAAAGACTCTAAGCGAAAGTCAAAACCACACAGACCTCT gtccaaatttgaagctatCCCAGATGATATGAGTCCAGAAGAAATCCTCGCTCAAGCTCAAAAGGCAGCTCACAACGCGGCGCAGAAACTGGCCCTAACAAAACCTTACAGCAAG ATGGGCTTTTTGAGGACGAACAAAGACGGCACAACGTCGCTCGCCATCCTGTGTGGCAACAATGGCGTGCTACCAGGAACAAACGAGCAGCCCATGACCCTAGGTTCGCTTGCTGGTAAAATTCCGCATGGTACTGGTCAGCTGGCTGGTTTCAGAGAGGACAAGAGGAATTTCTCCAAGCTAG TGAAACCTTTGTATTATGGTGCATTTGGCTCGTATGCCCCTTCTTACGACTCAACCTTTGCCAACCTGACCAAAGAAGAGTCCGACTTGGTGTATCAAACCTATGGTGATGAAACTGGTGTTCAATATGCGGAAAG CATTCTGGACTTCGCCAGAGATAGTGATTATGCGCTGCACATGGTCGACGAGCTGCTAGATATCTTGACTGGCGGAGAGCATTCTAAAACCATCGCACAACTTCCTGCTCGACAGAAGCCTGCTCCAGTAACAGTGCCACCAGAACCTTT TAAATTTGACTTGGAAACATCAAAAACACCTAAAATAGACGTGGACGTGAACGCTTTGAAAGGCCTCTCAGAACTGGGAATCGATATGAGTTTCCTTGACAACCTAG AAATTCCAACTGAGGGATCAAAACCTGTCATCCTGACAGCCGATGGTGTCCAAGCTTCACTGGACCAAACCTCGCAGCTAATTGGACAACTCCAGAAAGTCCAGAACGCTAGATTGTCCCAGCCGGTGCCAGCCCATTTGGCTTTACTTCAAGGCCCGTCAGAGAGCGAGGTTCAGTTAG CTGAGAAAATCACTGACAACCTGACTGACTTGGCCAAGCAAGTCTCGCCCGAAATGATCGCCCCTGTGTCGTCAGTACGGAAAGCCATGGGCGTAACCCTAGAATCATTCCCGGCAGATAAGAGGGACAAAGGGAAGCCCGACAAGGCGAAAGACAAAGCAGAAGCTTCAGAGATCGAAGTGTCGCCTGACTTTGATCAGGAGTTACGTGAATTTCTGGAGAGCACAAATTCCCCTCTGCCTGACGAGGATGCAACAATTGAGGACATACTGTCTGAAACTTGA
- the Brd7-9 gene encoding bromodomain-containing protein 7 isoform X1: MKKHKKHKSERRERPEDDKPPALKLILKVGGGCSTPEHSDSPGPSGTFSALDPDESSTSLLGVSPLDVTGESTKHKKAKKKKKKKEKDRDRHEKKHKHHHKEKKKRPREESSQDDVSLGDDSTAEIPAKKPTLIAPIPINLNEVDPNSEEMDHSGREPRSCVLRQRQEHSPLYKLLDYLLKNLEKKDSQSFFAWPVTDNIAPGYSSIISQPMDFSTMRQKNEDGAYTNLPQFTDDFKLMCSNAMTYNQQETVYYRAAKRLLHGGLKILTKDKLKLLAPSLPCLFDCTPAELGFELHTPEELQKINEANAAIKIEGAAEVVSVENGESNTSIAPASTESALPGEEPKKDSKRKSKPHRPLSKFEAIPDDMSPEEILAQAQKAAHNAAQKLALTKPYSKMGFLRTNKDGTTSLAILCGNNGVLPGTNEQPMTLGSLAGKIPHGTGQLAGFREDKRNFSKLVKPLYYGAFGSYAPSYDSTFANLTKEESDLVYQTYGDETGVQYAESILDFARDSDYALHMVDELLDILTGGEHSKTIAQLPARQKPAPVTVPPEPFKFDLETSKTPKIDVDVNALKGLSELGIDMSFLDNLEIPTEGSKPVILTADGVQASLDQTSQLIGQLQKVQNARLSQPVPAHLALLQGPSESEVQLAEKITDNLTDLAKQVSPEMIAPVSSVRKAMGVTLESFPADKRDKGKPDKAKDKAEASEIEVSPDFDQELREFLESTNSPLPDEDATIEDILSET; this comes from the exons ATGAAGAAGCACAAGAAGCATAAGAGCGAGAGACGTGAGCGGCCAGAAG ATGACAAACCTCctgctttgaaattaattttaaaagtaggCGGCGGATGTTCAACACCTGAACACAGTGACTCGCCGGGTCCATCGGGAACCTTTAGCGCCCTGGATCCTGACGAGTCATCCACTTCGCTCTTGGGAGTTTCGCCGCTAGACGTTACAGGCGAGAGCACCAagcataaaaaagcaaaaaagaagaaaaagaagaaggaaAAAGACAGGGATAGGCATGAGAAAAAACATAAACACCATCACAAG GAAAAAAAGAAGCGACCTCGTGAAGAATCTAGTCAAGACGACGTTAGTCTTGGAGATGATTCCACTGCTGAAATACCAGCAAAGAAACCAACATTAATAGCGCCCAtcccaattaatttaaatgaagtcGATCCCAATTCAGAAGAAATGGACCATTCAGGTAGAGAACCTCGGTCTTGCGTTCTACGTCAACGCCAGGAACACTCACCTTTGTACAAGCTGTTAGACTACCTCCTCaaa AACTTGGAGAAAAAGGATAGCCAAAGTTTTTTTGCTTGGCCAGTGACTGACAACATTGCGCCAGGCTACAGCTCCATTATCAGTCAACCGATGGACTTCAGTACAATGAGGCAGAAAAATGAGGATGGAGCCTACACAAATTTGCCACAGTTCACT GATGATTTTAAACTGATGTGCTCGAACGCCATGACCTACAACCAGCAGGAGACTGTTTACTACAGGGCCGCTAAACGTCTTCTGCATGGcggattgaaaattttgaccaagGACAAATTGAAGCTCCTTGCACCGTCCCTCCCTTGCCTCTTTGACTGCACTCCTGCTGAATTGGGCTTTGAGCTGCACACTCCAGAAGAG ctgcagaaaataaatgaagcgAATGCTGCTATAAAGATTGAAGGCGCTGCTGAGGTTGTCTCCGTGGAAAATGGGGAAAGCAACACTTCGATTGCCCCAGCTTCAACCGAGTCAGCACTGCCTGGCGAAGAACCCAAGAAAGACTCTAAGCGAAAGTCAAAACCACACAGACCTCT gtccaaatttgaagctatCCCAGATGATATGAGTCCAGAAGAAATCCTCGCTCAAGCTCAAAAGGCAGCTCACAACGCGGCGCAGAAACTGGCCCTAACAAAACCTTACAGCAAG ATGGGCTTTTTGAGGACGAACAAAGACGGCACAACGTCGCTCGCCATCCTGTGTGGCAACAATGGCGTGCTACCAGGAACAAACGAGCAGCCCATGACCCTAGGTTCGCTTGCTGGTAAAATTCCGCATGGTACTGGTCAGCTGGCTGGTTTCAGAGAGGACAAGAGGAATTTCTCCAAGCTAG TGAAACCTTTGTATTATGGTGCATTTGGCTCGTATGCCCCTTCTTACGACTCAACCTTTGCCAACCTGACCAAAGAAGAGTCCGACTTGGTGTATCAAACCTATGGTGATGAAACTGGTGTTCAATATGCGGAAAG CATTCTGGACTTCGCCAGAGATAGTGATTATGCGCTGCACATGGTCGACGAGCTGCTAGATATCTTGACTGGCGGAGAGCATTCTAAAACCATCGCACAACTTCCTGCTCGACAGAAGCCTGCTCCAGTAACAGTGCCACCAGAACCTTT TAAATTTGACTTGGAAACATCAAAAACACCTAAAATAGACGTGGACGTGAACGCTTTGAAAGGCCTCTCAGAACTGGGAATCGATATGAGTTTCCTTGACAACCTAG AAATTCCAACTGAGGGATCAAAACCTGTCATCCTGACAGCCGATGGTGTCCAAGCTTCACTGGACCAAACCTCGCAGCTAATTGGACAACTCCAGAAAGTCCAGAACGCTAGATTGTCCCAGCCGGTGCCAGCCCATTTGGCTTTACTTCAAGGCCCGTCAGAGAGCGAGGTTCAGTTAG CTGAGAAAATCACTGACAACCTGACTGACTTGGCCAAGCAAGTCTCGCCCGAAATGATCGCCCCTGTGTCGTCAGTACGGAAAGCCATGGGCGTAACCCTAGAATCATTCCCGGCAGATAAGAGGGACAAAGGGAAGCCCGACAAGGCGAAAGACAAAGCAGAAGCTTCAGAGATCGAAGTGTCGCCTGACTTTGATCAGGAGTTACGTGAATTTCTGGAGAGCACAAATTCCCCTCTGCCTGACGAGGATGCAACAATTGAGGACATACTGTCTGAAACTTGA
- the LOC135934816 gene encoding uncharacterized protein LOC135934816, with protein MEKSAGRDGNGWNISWIPKTPSTVETGSTGVSDWLKKNKQKCETCSEGGKKCCRRDFKYPCLPNCECVLIQVWANLTLTDNIRKDNEERRKYEKKFPPVPRVSCDQKFLNAWRVKPDVTTRQCQKWHSLKRSIITPPTKDTKGINYVWQGWDHYDTFATTASNYGGHPTNQAPLPDGTTRSNPQRKL; from the exons ATGGAAAAGTCTGCAGGTAGAGATGGAAATGGTTGGAACATATCTTGGATCCCGAAGACCCCGTCGACCGTGGAGACAGGTTCCACTGGCGTCAGTGACTGGCTGAAGAAGAACAAGCAAAAGTGCGAGACGTGCAGCGAAGGTGGCAAGAAATGCTGCAGAAGGGACTTCAAGTACCCTTGTCTGCCCAACTGCGAATGCGTTTTGATCCAAGTCTGGGCCAACCTGACCCTGACAGACAATATTCGAAAG GACAATGAAGAGAGGCGGAAATACGAGAAAAAGTTTCCTCCGGTCCCGCGAGTTTCCTGCgatcaaaaatttttgaatgctTGGAGGGTGAAGCCTGATGTGACGACGAGGCAATGTCAAAAATGGCATTCCTTGAAGAGGTCGATCATAACTCCACCGACCAAGGACACCAAGGGCATAAATTATGTTTGGCAAGGCTGGGACCATTATGACA caTTTGCGACCACAGCCTCGAATTATGGGGGACACCCAACAAACCAAGCTCCATTGCCTGATGGGACCACACGGAGCAATCCTCagcgaaaattataa